A portion of the Salarias fasciatus chromosome 15, fSalaFa1.1, whole genome shotgun sequence genome contains these proteins:
- the prkrip1 gene encoding PRKR-interacting protein 1 homolog: MAAHTQKNNKSGKPGGKEAQPLIIAKTPAEEQRLKLERLMRNPEKAAPIPDRPKEWNPRAPPEFVRDVMGSSAGAGSGEFHVYRHLRRREYQRQDFLDKMSEKQDRDQRYLHKVEENKQAAEERTAKRRKKREKLKQKKMLAKRAKEEEKKKKEEGEETDEEEKSSESSDEEEKEEREAEDDAEVPSFIMGRK; the protein is encoded by the coding sequence ATGGCGGCGCACACACAGAAGAACAACAAGTCGGGGAAACCTGGAGGAAAAGAGGCTCAGCCGCTCATCATCGCCAAGACTCCggcggaggagcagcggctgaagTTGGAGCGGCTGATGCGGAACCCGGAGAAGGCCGCTCCCATCCCGGACCGGCCCAAAGAGTGGAACCCGCGGGCTCCGCCGGAGTTCGTCCGGGACGTGATGGGCTCCAGCGCGGGAGCGGGCAGCGGCGAGTTCCACGTCTACCGGCACCTGCGGCGCAGGGAGTACCAGAGGCAGGACTTCCTGGACAAGATGTCCGAGAAGCAAGACCGGGACCAGCGGTACCTGCACAAGGTGGAGGAGAACAAGCaggcggcggaggagaggaCCGCCAAGCGGCGGAAGAAGCgagagaagctgaagcagaagaagaTGTTGGCGAAGAGAgccaaagaggaggagaagaagaaaaaggaggagggagaggagacggacgaggaggagaagagctccgAGAGCAGcgacgaggaggagaaggaggagagggaagcTGAGGATGATGCGGAGGTTCCGAGCTTCATCATGGGGAGGAAATGA
- the glrx5 gene encoding glutaredoxin-related protein 5, mitochondrial, which translates to MNSLLGATARCVRSGAALFLSGPVGPRPASARLLCAAADLQKDLGDMVKKDKVVVFMKGTPAQPMCGFSNAVVQILRMHGVDNYAAYNVLEDQDLRQGVKEFSNWPTIPQVYFNGEFVGGCDILLQMHQNGDLVDELKKLGINSALLDADKESK; encoded by the exons ATGAACAGTTTGCTGGGAGCCACCGCCCGGTGTGTGCGGTCCGGGGCCGCGTTGTTTCTGTCCGGACCGGTGGGCCCGCGGCCGGCCTCGGCGCGGCTCCTGTGCGCGGCAGCGGACCTCCAGAAGGACCTTGGGGACATGGTGAAGAAGGACAAGGTGGTGGTCTTCATGAAGGGGACGCCGGCTCAGCCTATGTGCGGCTTCAGTAACGCCGTGGTGCAGATCCTCCGCATGCACGGAGTGGACAACTACGCGGCTTACAACgtgctggaggaccaggacctgagACAAG GAGTGAAAGAGTTCTCCAACTGGCCCACCATCCCTCAGGTGTACTTCAACGGCGAGTTCGTGGGCGGCTGCGACATCCTGCTGCAGATGCACCAGAACGGGGACCTGGTGGACGAGCTGAAGAAGCTCGGCATCAACTCGGCGCTGCTGGATGCCGACAAGGAGTCCAAGTGA